CTGTGCGAAGCGCACAGACGGATGACGGTATGCACGCCAAGCGGAGGGCAGTAGTCCGGTTCCGGTCGTACGGAGGGCTTCGGATTGTGCAGGCCGTGATGGAGTTGATCTTGCAGGGGTGAGGCGCCTCAAACATCGGATTAGTCACACACTGGCGCAGGGCGAGGGGAGTACGCGGCTACTCGCCAGTCACCGATTCGCGGACATTCCGCGAACGATCCGCGGATATTCCGCGAGTAAACCGTGGATCTCGGACGAACCGACGACAAAGCCTCAGGCGGTTCTCAAGTCGTCGTGCCGAGTGGTGAATTCTGGCTGGAAACAAGCGTCCGGGCCTTCGACGCCGAGGAGAGATGCGGGCGACCACCCGGTGCAGGCGGAGTCACGCAGTGCTACACGCCACCTGGCCGTAGACAGCTCAGGGGCCTACTGACTTCGGCGTCTTGGGGTCTGGATTTGTGTCGGGAGGGGGACGCGGTCCGTCCGGGCTGGTACGCCGGAGGCATGCGGTATCCGGATGGGGGCGGGCTGACCGCCGAGCAGCGCAGGCGCCGGGAAGAGGTGCGGATGCGGGCCGTTGACCTCTTCGAGGAGGACGGGGAAGTCCCGTGCATCGCCCGGGAGTTACGGGTGAGTGAGAAGTCGGTCTACCAGTGGCGCCGTAGCTGGAGGACGGGCGGACGCGAGGCGCTGCGTTCCAAGGGCCCCTTCGGCTACGACTGCCACCTCGGCCCACACTTGCAGGCCAAGCTCGGGATGTGGCTGGAGGAGGGGCCGGCCGCGCACGGCTGGGCGGATGACCAGGTGTGGACCGCCGCCCGGGTACGCACGCTGATTGGGCGGAAGTTCCACCTCTCCTACAGCGTCTCCGGGGTCACTCGGCTGCCGCACCGCATGGGCTACAGCGTGCAGATGCCCGCCCGGCCCGCCGCCGAACGCGACGAGGACGCGATCACCGCATGGCGGGAGGTGACCTGCAGGAGGTAAAATCCTCCGGGCGGCGACCGGGGCGTTCATCTGCTTCGAGGACGAAGCGGGCGTGACCGGCCGGCCGCCCAAGGGCCGCACCTGGGGCCGACGCGGCATCACCCCCAGGATCAAGGTGCCCGGCCCCGGCCGCAGCCGGGGACGGCTCTCAGTGGCCGGGCTGCTGTGCTACCGGCCCGGGCTGCCCGCCCGCCTGTGCTACGGGCTGCGGCGGCGCACCGGCCGCAAGGGCGAGCGCCGCTCGCTCGGCGAGACGGACTACATCCGCCTGCTCGACGGCGCCCACCAACTGCTCAAGGCCCCGCTGATCGTGGTGTGGGACCGGCTGAGCACCCACACCTCCAAGACGATGAAGGCACTCGTTGCCGAGCGGGACTGGCTGACGGTGGTCCTGCTGCCCGGATACGCACCCGAGCTCAACCCGGTCGAGGGCCTGTGGGCGCACATCAAGCGGAGCCTGGCCAACCTGGCCGCACGCGCCCTCAGCGAGCTGGAGACTGTGCTCCGCAGGCGACTCAAGGCGCTGCAGTACCGGCACACCATCCTCGGCGGATTCCTCGCCGGAACCGGCCTCGCTCTCGACAGACCGAACTGACCCAGATATGCCGAAGTCAGGTAACGGGCAGTCCACAGACTGCCCGACTCGCCGGAAAGTTACGGGGCCGTGATCGCTCGCCCCGAAGCAGCTCCACCGACCTCACTATCCGCTGCTGTGTCATGACCGATGCAAGGTCCGGTCACTGCGCAGCGGTATGAAGTTCCAGTCCAGCCTCTGCTCCTCGTCCACTACCGGCGTGTAGTCGTTGAGGGGCTGGTTGCTCGAGAGACGTGGCGATCGCCTCCATGAGCAGCGGCAGGGACGTCCACATCTCGTGTGATCCGCGCATAAGGCCTTCCGCGGCCTCGGCTTCGTGGACGCGCCCCCGGTCGATCTCGGGACGGTGGTCCAGTACGAGGCAACCCCCGCCGACGTTCCGCGCGATGGGGATCAACTGCGGATGTCCGTACAGGAGGCTGCTGACCCCGATCTTCATGAAGGGCGCTGTCAAGTTGTTGAGTATGTCGGTGTTTGACGGTGCGTCGTGGCCTGGTGGGGCCCGCGGTCCGGGCCTGTGGTCAGGCCGTGGTGGGCCGGCCGGCAGCTTGGGTGATCTGGTCCCAGATCGCGAAGCGGACGGTCATCTCGGCTCGGTGGTCGGAGGCTGTCATCAGGTGGCGGTGAGGGCGGAAGTGGGGTGAGATGCCGCTGAACGCGGACAGGAACCGCTGGGCCCCGCCGACGGAGCGGAATCCCTTCATGGCGCGTTCGCGCTGCCGCGTGGGCTGGTGGGAGTTCTCCGCCCGGTTGTTCAGGCCCTTGTGGGATCGGTGTTCCCCCGAGGGCATGACCTCGCGGTGCGCCGCGCCGTAGGAACGGAGCTTGTCGGTGACGACCACCCGCGGCACCGTACGGGTCTTCTTCATCAGGCGGCGGAAGAAGCGTCCTGCCGCGGCCTTGTCCCGGCGGCTCTGCAGGAGGATGTCGAGCACGTTGCCGTCCTGGTCGACGGCCCGCCACAGGTACTTCTGCTCTCCGTTGATCTTCACGAAGACCTCGTCCAGGTGCCACTTGTCCCCGGGCCGTGGCCGACGGCGGCGCAGTCCGTCCGCGTAGGCCTGGCCGAACTTGGCGGACCAGCGGCGGATGGTCTCGTAGGAGACGCTGACGCCGCGCTCGAGCATCAGCTCCTCGACCTCGCGGAAGGACAGCGGGAAGCGGAAGTACAGCCATACCGCGTGCGCGATCACCTCCACCGGGTACCGGTGGCCCTTGTACGACGGCGACGCGGACGACACGAACGAATCCCTCCCCGGCACGACCAACCAGAAGATCATCCCACCCGGCCAGCCAACGTGACAGTGCCTCCCGAGCTGCTCCAGCTCGGCGACGCGCCTGGCCTCCAGCGTCCCGGCCGCGTAGGTGCGGCGTTGGTCGGCGATCCACTGTCCGAGCGGATACCCGCCGACCCCGCCCCAGTCCTCCGGGGTGACGGCCGTGTACGGCACCCGCAGCATGGTGTTCCCGGTCTCGCGCACCGTCCGGCCGCCTCGATCCCGCGCCGCCAGTAGGCGCCTTCCGGGTCGATGACCCGCAGCCGCACGAACTGCGCCGCCGCCCCGGGGTCGCGTTCCTCGCTGAACCGCAGCACCCCGCCGCCGCCCCGCTCACCCGCACGCCTGTGGTGAGTCCGCGTTCTCGTCTCTGGTGTTCGTACCGTCGGGGGTGTCGCGTCGTTGATCACACGAAGTCCGACCCGACGACCAGGGCTCATGAGACACCCAGGCCGCGAAGAACACCTGCACATCCACATGCGTCAGGCCGCCCCGGCCGGTGCGATACGAGCGGCCAGGAAGGCGAATGCCAGTGCCAGGGCGGCCTGCACGGTCACGGCGACGGCGAAACCGTGGGGCAGTCCGGCGGCGGGACCGCCCGCCGTTGCGGCGGCCGCGGCGTGGAAGACGCCTCCCAGGAGCGCCACGCCCAGGCCGAGACCGAGCTGCTGCAACGTGGTGAAGAGCCCACCGGCGACACCCGCCGCCCACGTCGGTGTGCGGGACAGGACCGTGCGGAGGACCGGCCCGTACATCAGGGCCTGAGTGACACCGAGCACGATCAGGAGCGGCTGCAGGGCCGATGGGGACCCACCGTGGGTGCCGTTCACGGTGAGGGCGAGGCTCAGGAGCACAGCCGCTTGCCCGATGGCCGCACCCGTCATCGTCCAGCGTCCGGTGCGGCGTTCCACGGCCGGCAGGGCGAGGGCGGTGACGACGAACGCCGCGCCGAACCCGAGCAGCAGCACGACGGTGCCCCAGGCGTCCACGCCGAACGCGCCCTGGGAGAGTGCCGAGAACTCGTACAGGAAGGCCCCGTAACCGGTGAAGAACAGCAGCGTCATGATCAGGCCCTGGCGTACGGCCGGGGTGCGCAGCAAGCTCGGCGGTACGACGGGCAGTTCGTCGCGGCGTTCCGCGGCGCGTTGCGAGCGGGCGAAGACGGCGAGCACCGCACCGCCTGCGGCCAGCATCGCGAGCACCGGGGCAGGACCGCCCGCGGAGGTGCCGAGCGTCAGGGGCACCACGACGAGGAGCAGGCCCGTGCCGAGGAGCGCGGCCCCGCGCAGATCGAGCGCGAGCGGTGCCGTCGAGCGCGACTCGGGCACGGTGCGCAGGGCGAACAGCGCGGCCGCTCCTATCGTCCCGGTGAGAATCTGGACGAGCCGCCAGCCCCAGTGGTCACCGGCGGCCTGGGCCACGGCGCCCGCGAGGAGCTGTCCGGTGACGGTCGCGATGCCGCTGACGGCGGCGAACAGTGTGACGCCCAGCGCCCGCAGCTTCTCGGGTGCCGTGGACTGGATGGTGGACAGGACCTGCGGGGTGAACAGGCCCGCGGCGATGCCCAGTACGGCGCGCAGCGCGACGAGTGTGACCAGGTTCGGTGCGAGTGCGGCGAGGACGGAGGCCACGCCGAACGCGCCGACGCCGGCCGCGAGCAGCCGGCGCCGTCCGAACCGGTCGCCCAGGCGCCCCGCGACGACGAGGGTCGCGGCGAACGCCGTGGTGTACGCGGACAGCACGAGCTGTCCGCCCGACACGGTCACGCCGAGGTCATCGGTGATCGCGGGTTCGAGCAGGTTGACCGACCCGAACGTCATGTTCACGGGCAGGTAGGCGACGAGCAGGACGGCGAGGCCGGCGCCGGTGAGGGCGCGCGCCGGGTGCGGCGCCACAGTGTGCGCGGTGGGAACGGTCTGTGTGGTCATGACCACGACCCTGCGCCCACCGTCATCCTGGTACCAGGAGCCCAGCTATAGGGGTACCAGTACTAACTGGATCCACCGGCCCCGAGCCATGACACTGGGGTGGTGACCTCTTCGACACCCGACCGCAGCACCCTCGGCGCCTTCCTGCGCGCCCGCCGCGCCCGCGTCACCCCCGGTGAGGTGGGCCTGCCCGCAGGCGGCCGGCGCCGTACACCCGGTCTGCGGCGCGAGGAGGTCGCGCAGCTCGCCGGCGTCGGGGTCACCTGGTACACATGGCTCGAACAGGGGCGGGCCAAGAACGCGTCCGACCAGGTACTGAACGCGGTGGCACGCGTCCTGCGCCTGGATGCCGCCGAGCACCGCCACCTGATGGTGCTCGCGGGCCGTAGCACGGCCACCGAGCCAGGACCGCCCATGGACCTGCGCCCCGAGCACACCGCCGTCCTGGCCAAGCTGCTGCCGTACCCGGCCGCCGTGCAGACTGACTGCTACGACCTGGTCGCGGCCAATCGCACCTACCGGTACCTGTTCGCCGACCTGGACGCGTACCCGGTCGAGGAACGCAACTGCGCCTGGCTGATGTTCACCGAACCGAGCTGGCGCAACAGCCTGGTCGACGAGAACAGCGTCCTTCGCGAAATCACCGCGAAGCTCCGCACCCGCCAGCCGGAACACCGCGACGACCCCCGCTGGAACGCGCTGATCACCCGGCTGCGTCAGGAGTCGCCGGACTTCGTACGGCACTGGGAGTCGTACGAAATCGTGGGCGACCGCACCCAGCTGCGCCGCTACCAGTCACCGCGCGTCGGCGCCCTCGACGTCCAGTTCCAGAGCCTGTGGCTGGACCGGGCGCGGGGCGAGCGGATCATCGTCATGACGCCCACCGACGTCGCCACCGCCCAGCGTCTGGAACGCCTCGACTCGCTGGTCGGCGCCGCACCGGCGTGGACCTCCCGCGGCGACTCCGCCGACGGTTCGGCCGCAGGGGCCTGAGCACCGGCCCCGGGCCGGCCTGAGAGCTGCACCCCGACGCCGTACGTCCTGTTGGCGGCACTGGCCCGCTGCAGCATCACCAAGCCCGAGGAGATCGCCTACTACCTCGCCTACGCACCACTGGAGACGACCGTGGAGGAGCTGGTGCGGATCGCCGGGACACGCTGGGCGATCGAGGAGTGTTTCCAGGCGGCCAAGAACGAGTGCGGCCTGGACCAGTACGAGGTGCGCCGCTACCCGGCCTGGTACCGGCACATCACGCTCGCCATGCTGGCCCACGCCTTCCTGGCCGCGATGACTGCCCGGGCCCGTGAAAAAGGGGCTTCACAAGTGGGACTGCCGAGGCCGTCGAGCTCACCGTGGCGGAAGTTCGGAGACTCCTGGCAGCTTGTCTCGCCCAGCCCCCGCACCTGCAGCACCCCCGCGGTCACCACCATGCGGTGAGATGGTCGAATTGGCGCCGACGACGCCAAGCAGTTGCCCGCCGATGCCACTACCGGCGTCGGCTGAACACGATCGAGGGGCGGTCTCCGAAAGACCGCCCCTGACAAGCCCTCACCCACTACACTCCAGGCGCTCGGCATCGTCCCAGCTCAGGACGCAAAGTCCTGCTGGAGTACTAGGGCGCGTATTTGGTTGTGATCAAGGGATGCTTCGGGTGAGCTGCTTGATCCAGATCATCGAGGCGCGAAGCTGGAGGCCCTGCGAGGTAACTCCCAGGTGTCTTGTCGTATCGGGTGGCGATGCCACGCCAGGCCTTCAGCTTGTTGATCAGGCGCTCGACAGTGTTCCGCTCCTTGTAGGGGTCGGCGTCGTGGCTGACGGGCCTGCCGCCTCGGCTGCCCTTCTTCTTTCGGTTGGCGGCTTGGTCCTTCTTCTCGGGGATGACTGCCTTGATGTGGCGTTTGCGCAGGTGGGCCCGGTTGCCGCGCGACGAGTAGGCCTTGTCCCCGGCGACCGCGTCCGGGCGGGTGCGGGGGCGGCCAACGGGCCGGCGGACCCGTACCTTATTGAGCACGGAGATGAGCTGCGGGCTGTCCGCGGCCTGGCCGGCGGTCAGGGTGAATGCCAGCGGGCGGCATTTACGGTCGGCGGCAAAGGTGGACCTTGCTGGTCTGTCCGCCCCGCGAGCGTCCCAGGAGGGCGGCCTTCAGACGGAGTTTCCGCCGATGCCGGATACGTCGTCGCTCTTCCCGCGCGGGATCGGTCCCGGCGTCCTGCCTGTTTTGTCCTTCGGGGCTGCCCCTTTTGATCTGGTTTTCTTCTGTGGCAGCCTTTTCCAGGGCAGTGAGGACGTCCTCACCCAGGTGCATCCCGGCGGCGTCGTGGTGAGCGCGCGCGGTCGTGGAGTCCACACTGACCAGGGACAGGTTCACCTCCCCCCGCTTCGCAGCCTCCGCGATCAGGCCCTCCAGCAGGGCCTCGAAGACACCGGCGTCACGCCATTGCCGGAAGCGGTTATGGATGGTCGACCAGGCACCGAACTCCTGCGGCATCTCCCGCCACTGCCCACCGGTCCTGAACCGCCAGATCACGCCCTCGAACTGCTGCCGCAGCCGCTCGGGGTACGGGCCGTATCTCCCGATCGGTAGATACGGCCCAATGAACTCCCACTCCACGCCCGTCAGTTGCGCGCGAGTCATCCAAGATGATCTTCCGGATCAATCCCTCCCGTAAGGGTCGATCCCTAGAACGATCACGACTCGATATATGCCCTAGTGGCCTGCGGACTGCAGTTCCCG
The sequence above is drawn from the Streptomyces sp. NBC_01591 genome and encodes:
- a CDS encoding IS630 family transposase (programmed frameshift), whose translation is MRYPDGGGLTAEQRRRREEVRMRAVDLFEEDGEVPCIARELRVSEKSVYQWRRSWRTGGREALRSKGPFGYDCHLGPHLQAKLGMWLEEGPAAHGWADDQVWTAARVRTLIGRKFHLSYSVSGVTRLPHRMGYSVQMPARPAAERDEDAITAWREVTCRRYKILRAATGAFICFEDEAGVTGRPPKGRTWGRRGITPRIKVPGPGRSRGRLSVAGLLCYRPGLPARLCYGLRRRTGRKGERRSLGETDYIRLLDGAHQLLKAPLIVVWDRLSTHTSKTMKALVAERDWLTVVLLPGYAPELNPVEGLWAHIKRSLANLAARALSELETVLRRRLKALQYRHTILGGFLAGTGLALDRPN
- a CDS encoding IS6 family transposase — encoded protein: MIFWLVVPGRDSFVSSASPSYKGHRYPVEVIAHAVWLYFRFPLSFREVEELMLERGVSVSYETIRRWSAKFGQAYADGLRRRRPRPGDKWHLDEVFVKINGEQKYLWRAVDQDGNVLDILLQSRRDKAAAGRFFRRLMKKTRTVPRVVVTDKLRSYGAAHREVMPSGEHRSHKGLNNRAENSHQPTRQRERAMKGFRSVGGAQRFLSAFSGISPHFRPHRHLMTASDHRAEMTVRFAIWDQITQAAGRPTTA
- a CDS encoding MFS transporter, with amino-acid sequence MTTQTVPTAHTVAPHPARALTGAGLAVLLVAYLPVNMTFGSVNLLEPAITDDLGVTVSGGQLVLSAYTTAFAATLVVAGRLGDRFGRRRLLAAGVGAFGVASVLAALAPNLVTLVALRAVLGIAAGLFTPQVLSTIQSTAPEKLRALGVTLFAAVSGIATVTGQLLAGAVAQAAGDHWGWRLVQILTGTIGAAALFALRTVPESRSTAPLALDLRGAALLGTGLLLVVVPLTLGTSAGGPAPVLAMLAAGGAVLAVFARSQRAAERRDELPVVPPSLLRTPAVRQGLIMTLLFFTGYGAFLYEFSALSQGAFGVDAWGTVVLLLGFGAAFVVTALALPAVERRTGRWTMTGAAIGQAAVLLSLALTVNGTHGGSPSALQPLLIVLGVTQALMYGPVLRTVLSRTPTWAAGVAGGLFTTLQQLGLGLGVALLGGVFHAAAAATAGGPAAGLPHGFAVAVTVQAALALAFAFLAARIAPAGAA
- a CDS encoding helix-turn-helix transcriptional regulator, yielding MTSSTPDRSTLGAFLRARRARVTPGEVGLPAGGRRRTPGLRREEVAQLAGVGVTWYTWLEQGRAKNASDQVLNAVARVLRLDAAEHRHLMVLAGRSTATEPGPPMDLRPEHTAVLAKLLPYPAAVQTDCYDLVAANRTYRYLFADLDAYPVEERNCAWLMFTEPSWRNSLVDENSVLREITAKLRTRQPEHRDDPRWNALITRLRQESPDFVRHWESYEIVGDRTQLRRYQSPRVGALDVQFQSLWLDRARGERIIVMTPTDVATAQRLERLDSLVGAAPAWTSRGDSADGSAAGA